In the Salmo trutta chromosome 33, fSalTru1.1, whole genome shotgun sequence genome, one interval contains:
- the LOC115172857 gene encoding antimicrobial peptide NK-lysin-like produces MKTSLVLLALSLLACSVWEIQGQCREDDQEAQSEKRMEQTLVGTCWVCEWALKKVKESTSTSDSQETLKQKLLSVCDKVGFLKSMCKGLVKKHLWVLIEELSTSDDVRTICVNIKACKQKEVLDLSY; encoded by the exons ATGAAGACATCTCTGGTCCTCCTTGCCCTCAGTCTGCTGGCTTGTTCAG TTTGGGAAATCCAAGGGCAATGCAGAGAGGATGACCAGGAAGCACAGTCGGAAAAGCGCATG GAGCAAACGCTAGTTGGAACCTGCTGGGTGTGTGAGTGGGCACTGAAAAAAGTGAAGGAATCGACCTCCACTTCCGATAGCCAG GAGACACTAAAGCAGAAGCTACTGTCTGTTTGCGATAAAGTTGGCTTCCTAAAATCTATGTGTAAAGGCCTGGTGAAAAAACACTTGTGGGTGCTGATTGAGGAGCTTAGCACAAGCGATGATGTGAGGACCATCTGTGTTAACATTAAGGCCTGCAA ACAAAAGGAAGTTTTGGACCTGAGCTACTGA